From Salvia splendens isolate huo1 chromosome 3, SspV2, whole genome shotgun sequence, a single genomic window includes:
- the LOC121797153 gene encoding protein JINGUBANG-like produces the protein MSIFTQWSSPSDEVQDSDESNSSSLLSQPSLPTIPSLTPPFDLPTIPAAHPNCLATLKGHSSSIFSLSLAGKNLYSGVSDGQIRVWDRNPSSYTQTSDNYPVSESRSSVKSIVVSDENLFTAHSDHKIRVWKIDNNSGQGRKHYAAVAILPTMSDRCMSLLSAKNYVKVRRHKHCTWVHHVDAVAALAATADGSLLYSASWDRSFKIWRTSDFKCVESVQNAHDDAINAVVLSKDGHVYTGSADRRIKVWRMEGAEQKHSLVSTLEKHKSAVNALALSGDGSVLYSGACDRSIIVWERGIGGGAHMAVAGALRGHTKAILCLAVVGEVLCSGSADKTVRVWRRGGSGNSYSCLAVLEGHRNPVKCLAAGLDSNHVKGDVDLDDSYLIYSGSLDFEIKVWKIRVPLII, from the coding sequence atgagtATATTCACTCAATGGTCTTCCCCTTCCGACGAAGTCCAAGATTCCGACGAGTCAAACTCCTCATCCCTCCTTTCCCAGCCAAGTCTCCCCACCATCCCTTCCCTCACGCCTCCCTTCGACCTCCCCACCATCCCCGCCGCCCACCCCAACTGCCTCGCCACCCTCAAGGGCCACTCCTCCTCCatcttctccctctccctcgccGGCAAGAACCTCTACAGCGGCGTCTCCGACGGCCAAATCCGCGTCTGGGACCGCAACCCCTCCTCCTATACACAGACATCTGACAATTACCCCGTCTCCGAGAGCCGCAGCTCCGTCAAATCGATCGTCGTCTCCGACGAGAATCTCTTCACTGCCCACAGCGATCACAAAATCCGCGTCTGGAAAATCGACAACAATTCCGGCCAAGGGAGGAAGCACTACGCCGCCGTGGCGATTCTCCCCACGATGAGCGACCGCTGCATGAGCCTCTTGTCGGCGAAGAATTACGTCAAAGTGCGCCGCCACAAGCACTGCACGTGGGTGCACCACGTGGATGCGGTGGCGGCCCTGGCCGCCACCGCGGACGGATCCCTCCTCTACTCCGCATCGTGGGATAGAAGCTTCAAAATCTGGCGGACTTCGGATTTCAAGTGCGTTGAGTCTGTGCAGAACGCGCACGATGACGCTATAAACGCCGTCGTTTTATCCAAAGACGGCCACGTGTACACGGGGTCCGCGGATAGGAGGATCAAGGTGTGGAGGATGGAAGGAGCTGAGCAAAAGCATTCGCTAGTTTCCACGCTGGAGAAGCATAAGTCCGCTGTGAATGCGCTGGCGTTGAGCGGCGACGGCTCGGTGCTTTACTCAGGCGCGTGCGATAGGTCGATCATTGTGTGGGAGAGGGGAATCGGCGGCGGCGCCCATATGGCGGTGGCGGGGGCGCTGAGGGGACATACCAAGGCGATTCTGTGCCTCGCGGTGGTGGGGGAGGTGCTGTGCAGTGGCTCGGCCGATAAAACGGTTAGGGTTTGGAGGAGAGGAGGGAGTGGAAATAGCTATTCTTGCCTGGCGGTTTTGGAAGGTCACCGGAATCCGGTCAAGTGTTTGGCGGCGGGATTGGATAGTAATCATGTGAAAGGCGACGTTGATTTGGATGATTCTTATCTCATTTATAGTGGGAGTTTGGATTTTGAGATTAAGGTTTGGAAGATTAGGGTGCctttgattatttaa